Proteins from a genomic interval of Bacteroidia bacterium:
- a CDS encoding FAD-binding protein: MNSINFQEKLKIFSNYFEGDVYTDETTRLLYATDASAYREKPIAVIRPKNVSDVKKVVAFASKNNVPIIPRTAGTSLAGQVVGNGIIVDVSKYLTKVIEINEQEKWVRVEPGVVLDELNKILAPKGLFFGPETSTSTRCMIGGMVGNNSCGAHSLIYGSTRDHLLELNTILSDGSIAEFKQINNDEFKQKQKGDKLENKIYQNINEILSDKSNIEEINKQYPDSRIHRRNTGYAIDILSLTSPFSENETPFNFCKLLAGSEGTLAFTTEIKLNLVDLPPKEIGLVCIHMNSLEDTFKGNLVALKHNPTSIELMDKAILDLTKGNIEQNKNRFFLEGDPQALLIVEFAKETREEIIEIAKSLETDMRANGFGYHFPVVFGADTKKVWNLRKAGLGVLSTLPGDAKPVPVIEDTAVHPDVLPEYMADLNNLFKKHNLSCIYYAHIATGEIHMRPVLNLKIKKDVELFRTIAKESAELVKKYRGSLSGEHGDGRLRGEFIPYMIGDHCYSLLKQIKETWDPKHIFNPGKITDTPPMNSSLRFETDKEIRKIETIFDFSQDLGILGSVEKCNGSADCRKSEIIGGTMCPSFMASKNENQSTRARANILREYLTNSKKINPFAHKEIYEIMDLCLSCKACKSECPSGVDVTKMKAEFLQHYYDENGTPLRTKMIALSPKINQFGSNFSGIFNLFSNLGKSFIGFSTKRKIPKVYSETLIQYFEKNSNRHSGLVSESPKKVYLFADEFTNLNEPEIGIKAILLLNKLGYEVIIPKHVVSGRTYFSKGLLRKAKVIAEQNINYLSEIITEETPLIGIEPSAILAFRDEYPEIVEKSLVEKSKVLAKSTLMIDEFIAAEFAKGNIKSESFTSEAAEIKLHGHCQQKSIASTAPTLKMLTIPTNYKATEIPSGCCGMAGSFGYEKEHYELSMQIGELVLFPEIRKTDTKTIIAATGTSCRCQIEDGTGRKALHPVEILWEAMI; encoded by the coding sequence ATGAATTCTATAAATTTTCAAGAAAAACTTAAAATATTCTCAAATTACTTTGAAGGTGACGTATATACCGACGAAACAACAAGACTACTATATGCAACAGATGCATCTGCTTATCGCGAAAAACCTATTGCAGTTATTCGTCCAAAAAATGTAAGCGATGTTAAAAAAGTTGTTGCATTTGCATCAAAAAATAATGTACCAATTATTCCCAGAACCGCCGGAACCTCATTAGCCGGACAAGTTGTGGGAAACGGAATTATTGTTGACGTTTCAAAATACCTTACCAAAGTTATTGAAATTAACGAACAAGAAAAATGGGTTAGAGTTGAACCAGGTGTGGTATTGGATGAATTAAACAAAATTCTTGCACCAAAAGGATTGTTTTTCGGACCCGAAACATCAACTTCTACAAGATGTATGATTGGCGGAATGGTTGGCAATAATTCCTGTGGGGCTCATTCTTTAATTTATGGAAGTACAAGAGATCATCTTTTAGAGTTAAATACTATTTTAAGTGATGGTTCAATTGCAGAGTTTAAACAAATTAATAATGATGAATTTAAACAAAAGCAAAAAGGTGATAAATTAGAAAATAAAATATACCAGAATATCAATGAAATCTTATCTGACAAATCAAATATTGAGGAAATAAATAAGCAATATCCTGATTCAAGAATTCATCGAAGAAATACTGGTTATGCAATTGACATACTGAGTTTAACCTCTCCATTTTCAGAAAATGAGACACCATTCAACTTTTGTAAATTATTAGCCGGATCTGAAGGAACTCTGGCTTTTACTACAGAAATAAAACTTAATCTTGTTGACTTACCGCCGAAAGAAATAGGTTTGGTTTGCATTCATATGAATTCTCTGGAAGATACTTTTAAAGGAAATCTTGTAGCCCTAAAACACAATCCTACTTCAATTGAGTTGATGGACAAAGCAATACTTGATCTTACAAAAGGAAATATTGAGCAAAACAAAAACCGTTTCTTTCTTGAAGGTGATCCTCAAGCACTTTTAATTGTTGAATTTGCAAAAGAAACCCGTGAAGAAATTATCGAAATTGCAAAAAGTCTTGAAACCGATATGCGTGCGAATGGTTTCGGATATCATTTTCCTGTTGTGTTTGGTGCCGATACAAAAAAGGTCTGGAATCTCAGAAAAGCAGGCTTAGGTGTACTAAGTACTTTACCAGGTGACGCTAAACCAGTTCCTGTAATTGAAGATACAGCTGTTCATCCTGATGTACTTCCTGAATACATGGCTGACTTAAACAATTTATTTAAGAAACATAATCTAAGTTGCATATACTATGCACATATTGCAACCGGAGAAATTCATATGCGCCCGGTTTTAAATCTCAAAATAAAGAAGGATGTAGAGCTTTTCAGAACAATTGCAAAAGAATCTGCGGAGCTAGTTAAAAAATATCGTGGCTCATTAAGTGGCGAACATGGTGATGGTAGGCTAAGAGGTGAATTTATTCCTTATATGATTGGCGATCACTGTTATTCGCTTTTAAAACAGATAAAAGAGACTTGGGACCCAAAACATATATTCAATCCTGGGAAAATTACTGACACACCTCCCATGAATTCGAGTTTAAGGTTTGAAACTGATAAAGAAATTAGAAAGATTGAAACCATTTTTGATTTCTCTCAGGATTTGGGAATTTTAGGTTCAGTAGAAAAATGTAACGGCTCTGCCGATTGTCGAAAATCTGAAATTATTGGAGGTACAATGTGCCCCAGTTTCATGGCGAGCAAAAATGAAAACCAATCTACCCGTGCAAGAGCAAATATTTTACGCGAATACTTGACTAATAGTAAAAAAATAAATCCATTCGCACATAAAGAAATTTATGAAATAATGGACCTTTGCTTATCGTGTAAAGCATGTAAATCAGAATGTCCAAGTGGTGTAGATGTTACAAAAATGAAGGCAGAATTCCTTCAACATTATTATGATGAGAATGGAACTCCTTTAAGGACAAAAATGATAGCTTTAAGTCCAAAAATTAATCAATTTGGATCCAATTTTTCCGGAATTTTTAATCTGTTTTCTAACCTAGGAAAATCGTTTATTGGATTTTCGACTAAGAGAAAAATTCCAAAAGTTTATAGTGAAACTCTTATTCAGTATTTTGAAAAAAACTCAAATCGTCATTCTGGACTTGTTTCAGAATCTCCTAAAAAGGTTTATTTATTTGCTGATGAATTCACAAATTTAAATGAACCTGAAATTGGTATTAAAGCTATCCTCCTGTTAAATAAATTAGGTTACGAGGTAATTATTCCAAAACATGTAGTTAGTGGCAGAACTTATTTCTCAAAGGGTTTATTACGAAAAGCAAAAGTTATTGCCGAGCAGAATATAAATTATCTCTCTGAAATAATAACAGAAGAAACTCCTTTAATTGGAATCGAACCATCAGCAATTTTAGCATTCAGAGATGAATATCCTGAAATTGTTGAAAAATCATTAGTCGAAAAATCCAAAGTATTAGCAAAAAGCACTTTAATGATTGATGAATTTATTGCTGCAGAATTTGCAAAAGGAAATATTAAATCAGAATCATTCACTTCAGAAGCTGCAGAAATAAAACTACATGGACATTGTCAGCAAAAATCTATTGCCTCCACTGCTCCTACTTTAAAAATGCTTACTATTCCAACAAATTATAAAGCTACCGAAATCCCTTCGGGATGTTGTGGTATGGCAGGCTCATTTGGTTATGAAAAGGAGCATTACGAACTATCAATGCAAATTGGTGAATTGGTATTATTTCCTGAAATCAGAAAAACAGATACCAAAACTATAATTGCTGCGACAGGAACAAGTTGTCGTTGCCAGATTGAAGATGGAACAGGAAGAAAAGCATTGCATCCAGTTGAAATTTTGTGGGAGGCGATGATTTAA